The Microbacterium foliorum genome has a window encoding:
- the gatB gene encoding Asp-tRNA(Asn)/Glu-tRNA(Gln) amidotransferase subunit GatB: MATAKLMDFDKALELFEPVLGFEVHVELNTNTKMFSDAPNPANELYHAAEPNTLIAPVDLGLPGALPVVNETAIRSSISLGLALGCSIAPSSRFARKNYFYPDLGKNYQISQFDEPIAFEGSVEVELEDGTIVQIPIERAHMEEDAGKLTHMGGATGRIQGAEYSLVDYNRAGVPLVEIVTKVIFGAEHRAPEVAKAYVATIRDIVRSLGISEARLERGNLRCDANVSLRPRGQEKLGTRTETKNVNSMRSVERAVRYEIQRQAQILADGGTITQETRHWHEDTGTTSPGRPKSDADDYRYFPEPDLVPVEPAPELIEELRAQLPEQPVARRRRLMAEWAFTDLEFQDVRNGGLLDVVEATIAAGAAPATARKWWTGEITRLANAQEKEAAQLISPQNVAALQKLVDAGTLTDKLARQVLEGVIAGEGTPQEVVDSRGLAVVSDDGALIAAIDDALAAQPDVLAKIKDGKVQAAGAVIGAVMKAMKGQADAARVRELVLERAAQ, from the coding sequence ATGGCCACCGCCAAGCTCATGGACTTCGACAAGGCCCTCGAACTGTTCGAGCCCGTGCTCGGGTTCGAGGTGCACGTCGAGCTCAACACGAACACGAAGATGTTCTCGGACGCGCCGAACCCCGCGAACGAGCTCTACCACGCCGCCGAGCCGAACACCCTGATCGCTCCCGTCGACCTCGGCCTCCCCGGGGCGCTTCCCGTCGTGAACGAGACGGCGATCCGTTCGTCGATCAGCCTGGGCCTCGCGCTCGGATGCTCGATCGCTCCGTCGAGCCGCTTCGCGCGCAAGAACTACTTCTACCCGGATCTCGGCAAGAACTACCAGATCTCGCAGTTCGATGAGCCGATCGCGTTCGAGGGATCCGTCGAGGTCGAGCTCGAAGACGGCACGATCGTGCAGATCCCGATCGAGCGCGCGCATATGGAGGAGGACGCCGGAAAGCTCACGCACATGGGTGGGGCGACCGGCCGCATCCAGGGCGCCGAGTACTCCCTCGTCGACTACAACCGCGCGGGTGTCCCACTGGTCGAGATCGTCACGAAGGTGATCTTCGGCGCGGAACACCGCGCGCCAGAGGTCGCCAAGGCCTACGTCGCGACCATCCGCGACATCGTGCGCAGCCTGGGGATCTCGGAGGCTCGACTCGAGCGCGGCAACCTGCGATGCGACGCCAACGTCTCGCTGCGCCCGCGCGGACAGGAGAAGCTCGGCACCCGTACCGAGACGAAGAACGTCAACTCGATGCGATCGGTCGAGCGAGCCGTGCGCTACGAGATCCAGCGCCAGGCGCAGATCCTCGCCGACGGCGGTACGATCACGCAGGAGACGCGTCACTGGCATGAAGACACCGGCACCACCTCGCCCGGTCGTCCGAAGTCGGATGCCGACGACTACCGCTACTTCCCGGAGCCCGACCTCGTTCCGGTGGAGCCCGCACCCGAGCTGATCGAGGAGCTGCGTGCTCAGCTGCCCGAGCAGCCTGTGGCCCGCCGCCGTCGACTCATGGCCGAGTGGGCGTTCACGGACCTGGAGTTCCAGGATGTTCGTAATGGCGGCCTGCTCGACGTCGTCGAGGCGACGATCGCGGCCGGTGCCGCTCCTGCCACAGCGCGCAAGTGGTGGACGGGTGAGATCACCCGCCTCGCGAACGCTCAGGAGAAGGAGGCGGCGCAGCTGATCTCGCCGCAGAACGTCGCCGCTCTGCAGAAGCTCGTCGATGCGGGAACCCTGACCGACAAGCTCGCGCGTCAGGTGCTCGAGGGCGTCATCGCCGGAGAGGGGACGCCGCAGGAGGTCGTCGACAGCCGCGGACTGGCGGTGGTGTCGGACGATGGAGCGCTCATCGCCGCCATCGACGACGCGCTGGCCGCGCAGCCGGATGTGCTCGCCAAGATCAAGGACGGCAAGGTGCAGGCAGCCGGCGCCGTCATCGGCGCGGTCATGAAGGCGATGAAGGGTCAGGCTGACGCCGCCCGGGTCCGCGAACTCGTTCTCGAGCGCGCTGCCCAGTAA
- the dinB gene encoding DNA polymerase IV, with translation MGHGDGRGRIVSPADADDAGTSILHVDMDAFYAAVEVLDDPTLRGLPLIIGAPDGRSVVSSASYEARRYGVHAAMPVSQALRLCPSARIVPPHFHRYHEVSRQVMAIFESITPLVEPLSVDEAFLDVRGVRRLWGSPARIAHLVRERVHEEVGITCSVGVAATKHVAKIASTVSKPDGMLVVAAADTQAFLDPRSVRAMWGVGPKAAEALESRGIRTIRDIRMASRPMLDRAVGPALASRMTQLARGEDARAVETERVEKSIGHEETFDADVTDRSYLRAELLRLADRVGARLRRAEWETSTVAIKVRFDDFRTISRSLTLPEATAVSQRIGEAAQMLFDQIERRDPVRLVGVRAEKLRPAGGGGFGLWDDDEDWRRVEGAVDDAVARFGSAMIGRARHIGRGEGRGSAQHPKAHGLD, from the coding sequence ATGGGACACGGTGACGGCAGAGGGCGCATCGTCTCGCCCGCCGATGCCGACGATGCCGGCACGAGTATCCTCCATGTCGACATGGACGCGTTCTACGCTGCGGTCGAGGTTCTCGACGACCCGACTCTTCGCGGTCTTCCGCTGATCATCGGGGCGCCCGACGGTCGGTCCGTCGTCTCGAGTGCGTCCTACGAGGCGCGCCGCTACGGTGTTCATGCCGCCATGCCGGTGTCACAAGCTCTGCGCCTGTGCCCTTCTGCGAGGATCGTGCCCCCGCATTTCCATCGATACCACGAGGTCTCGCGTCAGGTGATGGCGATCTTCGAGTCGATCACCCCTCTGGTCGAACCGCTGTCGGTCGATGAGGCCTTTCTGGACGTCCGCGGCGTGCGCCGTCTGTGGGGGAGTCCCGCCCGGATCGCCCACCTGGTGCGGGAGCGTGTGCACGAGGAGGTGGGCATCACCTGCAGCGTCGGCGTCGCCGCGACCAAGCACGTGGCCAAGATCGCCTCGACCGTCTCGAAGCCGGACGGCATGCTCGTCGTCGCCGCGGCCGACACGCAGGCGTTCCTCGATCCACGTTCGGTCCGCGCGATGTGGGGTGTGGGGCCGAAAGCCGCTGAGGCACTGGAGAGCCGCGGCATACGAACGATCCGCGACATTCGCATGGCGTCACGCCCCATGCTCGACCGAGCGGTCGGACCCGCTCTGGCCTCCAGAATGACTCAACTCGCACGCGGAGAAGACGCCAGGGCCGTCGAGACCGAGCGCGTCGAGAAGAGCATCGGTCATGAGGAGACGTTCGACGCCGATGTCACCGATCGCTCGTATCTGCGCGCCGAGCTGCTGCGTCTCGCCGACCGAGTGGGTGCCCGTCTGCGGAGGGCGGAGTGGGAGACGTCGACCGTCGCGATCAAGGTGCGCTTCGACGACTTCCGCACGATCAGTCGCTCCCTCACCCTCCCGGAGGCCACTGCGGTCAGTCAGCGGATCGGTGAGGCCGCTCAGATGCTCTTCGACCAGATCGAACGGCGCGATCCGGTGCGGCTCGTCGGTGTGCGCGCCGAGAAGCTGCGACCCGCCGGAGGAGGCGGGTTCGGGCTCTGGGACGACGACGAGGACTGGCGTCGAGTCGAAGGGGCGGTCGATGACGCGGTCGCTCGATTCGGATCGGCGATGATCGGTCGGGCGCGGCACATCGGACGAGGAGAGGGGCGGGGGTCGGCCCAGCATCCGAAGGCGCACGGCCTGGATTGA
- a CDS encoding DUF2017 family protein, translating to MRSDVLHIEMARVEGAQLARLVDDLRDLVGADRDLTDPAIDRLVPDPYPEDADASRSFRETTRDDLLDRRALDADTVRAALDALRADLDTITQSEAFEEHVIEIPEPEVDAWMRTLTALRLVIASRLCIETDEDHDAEDPRFGVYDWLGYRLELIIEAADELL from the coding sequence ATGAGAAGCGATGTCCTGCACATCGAGATGGCCAGGGTCGAGGGCGCGCAGCTCGCCCGCCTCGTCGACGACCTCCGCGATCTGGTCGGGGCCGACCGGGACCTCACTGATCCCGCCATCGATCGACTCGTCCCCGATCCCTACCCGGAGGATGCCGACGCCTCACGCTCGTTCAGGGAGACGACGCGGGACGATCTGCTCGACCGCCGCGCCCTCGACGCCGATACGGTGCGCGCCGCACTCGACGCCCTTCGAGCCGACCTGGACACGATCACTCAGTCCGAAGCGTTCGAAGAGCACGTCATCGAGATCCCGGAGCCGGAGGTCGATGCCTGGATGCGCACCCTCACGGCGCTGCGGCTCGTGATCGCATCACGCCTGTGCATCGAGACCGACGAGGATCACGACGCAGAGGATCCGAGGTTCGGGGTCTACGACTGGCTCGGATACCGGCTCGAGCTCATCATCGAAGCCGCCGACGAGCTGCTGTGA
- the clpS gene encoding ATP-dependent Clp protease adapter ClpS: MGMTPLATPDVDETTDLSAAPLEPWEVVVWNDPVNLMSYVVRVFRTYFGYSVEHATQLMRSVHHDGHAIVATGPRETMEVHAQAMHDYGLWATVRRSAE, translated from the coding sequence ATGGGCATGACTCCGCTCGCCACACCCGACGTCGACGAGACGACAGACCTGTCCGCTGCGCCTCTCGAGCCCTGGGAGGTCGTGGTGTGGAACGACCCGGTCAACCTGATGAGCTATGTCGTCCGCGTGTTCCGCACGTACTTCGGATACTCGGTCGAGCACGCCACGCAGCTGATGCGCTCGGTGCACCATGACGGTCACGCGATCGTCGCGACCGGGCCCCGCGAGACCATGGAGGTTCATGCGCAGGCGATGCACGACTACGGGCTCTGGGCGACCGTGAGGAGATCGGCCGAATGA
- a CDS encoding metallopeptidase family protein, which produces MEMDAAPFEELVVDELDRLPDEMVDGLENVVFVVEDRPEDGSLDLLGLYDGLALTERTQYGSGELPDRIVVYRESHLAACDTVEELRDEVHTTLVHEIAHFYGIDDDQLHELGWA; this is translated from the coding sequence ATGGAGATGGATGCTGCCCCCTTCGAAGAACTCGTCGTCGACGAGCTCGATCGTCTGCCCGATGAGATGGTCGACGGCCTCGAGAACGTCGTCTTCGTCGTCGAGGACCGACCCGAGGACGGAAGCCTCGACCTCCTCGGCCTCTACGACGGGCTGGCGCTCACTGAGCGCACTCAGTACGGATCGGGCGAGCTTCCTGATCGGATCGTCGTCTACCGCGAGTCCCACCTCGCCGCCTGCGACACCGTCGAAGAACTCCGAGACGAAGTCCACACGACCCTCGTGCACGAGATCGCCCACTTCTACGGGATCGACGACGACCAGCTGCACGAATTGGGATGGGCATGA
- a CDS encoding LysE family transporter, whose product MSPAVWFSLLTACVVISFTPGAGAINTMSNALNQGWKRAIWGIIGQQLALVVHAAIVAAGLGLIVSQSEVLFTVIRYAGAAYLVFLGLRLILATPSVPDAVDETLVDIREGHWPMIRRGFWVNLLNPKAIVFFLAFIPQFIRLDQPQLPQYLVLIATVIVVDVAVMWGFFAAAARPFRRLTRSSRGQRTLNSVFGVLFIAVAGLLVFLH is encoded by the coding sequence ATGTCCCCCGCCGTCTGGTTCTCACTGCTGACAGCGTGCGTGGTGATCAGCTTCACGCCGGGCGCGGGTGCCATCAACACCATGTCCAATGCCCTCAACCAGGGCTGGAAACGCGCGATCTGGGGCATCATCGGGCAGCAGCTCGCGCTCGTCGTGCACGCGGCCATCGTCGCCGCGGGTCTCGGGCTCATCGTCTCGCAGTCCGAGGTGCTGTTCACCGTCATCCGCTATGCCGGAGCCGCCTACCTCGTGTTCCTCGGGCTCCGGCTGATCCTCGCCACGCCGAGCGTGCCGGATGCGGTCGACGAGACGCTCGTCGATATCCGCGAGGGGCACTGGCCGATGATCAGACGTGGCTTCTGGGTGAACCTGCTGAATCCGAAGGCGATCGTCTTCTTCCTCGCGTTCATCCCCCAGTTCATCCGTCTCGATCAGCCGCAGCTCCCCCAGTACCTCGTTCTCATCGCCACCGTGATCGTCGTCGACGTCGCCGTGATGTGGGGTTTCTTCGCCGCGGCGGCACGGCCCTTCCGCAGGCTCACGCGCTCGTCCCGGGGACAGCGCACGCTGAACTCGGTCTTCGGCGTGCTGTTCATCGCCGTTGCCGGGCTCCTCGTCTTCCTGCACTGA
- the orn gene encoding oligoribonuclease gives MVSASENDRLVWIDCEMTGLDLSIDELVEIAVVITDFELRPVDPGFQVVIRPSAASLENMSDFVTKMHETSGLITEIPNGVSLAEAEAQTLAYIKRFAPVERKAPLAGNTIGTDRMFLAKYMPQVDNWLHYRNVDVSSIKELSRRWYPRVFFQAPSKDGGHRALADILESIRELRYYREAVFVDEPGPSSDEARDIATRTVSEFPLNM, from the coding sequence ATGGTATCTGCCTCAGAGAACGACCGCCTCGTGTGGATCGACTGCGAGATGACCGGCCTCGATCTCTCCATCGATGAGCTTGTCGAGATCGCGGTGGTCATCACCGATTTCGAACTGCGACCGGTCGACCCGGGCTTCCAGGTGGTGATCCGGCCGAGCGCAGCGTCTCTCGAGAACATGAGCGACTTCGTCACGAAGATGCACGAGACTTCGGGGCTCATCACCGAGATCCCTAACGGCGTCTCGCTGGCCGAGGCCGAGGCGCAGACCCTCGCCTACATCAAGCGATTCGCCCCCGTGGAGCGCAAGGCCCCCCTGGCCGGCAACACGATCGGCACCGATCGCATGTTCCTCGCGAAGTACATGCCGCAGGTCGACAACTGGCTGCACTACCGGAACGTCGATGTCTCGAGCATCAAAGAGCTCTCGCGCCGCTGGTACCCCCGGGTCTTCTTCCAGGCGCCCAGCAAAGACGGCGGACATCGCGCCCTCGCCGACATCCTCGAGTCCATCCGCGAGCTGCGGTACTACCGCGAGGCGGTGTTCGTCGACGAGCCAGGGCCGTCGAGCGACGAGGCCCGCGACATCGCGACGCGCACCGTGTCAGAGTTCCCTCTCAACATGTAA
- a CDS encoding single-stranded DNA-binding protein: MHDTVTIVGNVATDPTQGRTSGGVPVTNFRLASTHRRFDEATQTWIDVGTNWYSVAAFRQLAENAKTSLRSGDSVIVTGRMKIRTWENNGKQGTSVDIDAEVIGHDLRWGTTAYRRSARSTSTPQGSREAGGSDQTLPDTAEGSVEREEQEIQTPWAMDDGGYLSSGVQPDATAADVQA; the protein is encoded by the coding sequence ATGCACGACACGGTCACCATCGTCGGAAACGTCGCAACGGATCCCACGCAAGGGCGCACGTCAGGCGGCGTCCCGGTCACGAACTTCCGACTCGCGAGCACGCATCGTCGCTTCGACGAGGCGACCCAGACCTGGATCGACGTGGGCACGAACTGGTATTCCGTAGCCGCGTTCCGGCAGCTCGCGGAGAACGCGAAGACCTCGCTCCGATCGGGGGACAGCGTCATCGTCACCGGGCGGATGAAGATCCGCACATGGGAGAACAACGGCAAGCAGGGCACGAGCGTCGACATCGACGCCGAGGTCATCGGGCACGACCTGCGCTGGGGGACGACCGCCTATCGGCGCAGCGCGCGGTCGACCTCAACCCCGCAGGGCTCCCGCGAGGCCGGAGGCTCCGACCAGACGCTCCCCGACACCGCGGAGGGGTCGGTCGAGCGAGAGGAGCAGGAGATCCAGACACCGTGGGCGATGGACGATGGCGGCTACCTCTCGAGTGGCGTGCAGCCCGACGCGACCGCTGCGGACGTGCAGGCCTGA
- a CDS encoding DUF6993 domain-containing protein: MLRRPDSHVRHVLGAVGAVGATAILMLILTSCGPSPSPDPDPSPAVETPGATDEPAGPTYVPDGTADDNLPLFSAIVAQVWASDQRASGRAYIDALIAAGFDRSAMQVTQDSTTVGNPAESLQFSVRWGEKECLVGQVGPSTGDPVTVVLPQLAEGRCLVGTTRAIDW, from the coding sequence GTGCTTCGACGACCGGACTCCCACGTACGTCACGTCCTCGGCGCGGTCGGCGCGGTCGGCGCCACGGCGATCCTGATGCTGATTCTGACCTCCTGCGGTCCGAGTCCGTCGCCGGATCCCGATCCGTCGCCGGCCGTCGAGACCCCGGGTGCCACCGATGAGCCGGCGGGTCCGACCTATGTGCCCGACGGGACGGCCGATGACAATCTCCCGCTCTTCTCGGCCATCGTGGCCCAGGTGTGGGCGTCCGATCAGCGGGCCTCGGGTCGGGCGTACATCGACGCGCTGATCGCTGCGGGCTTCGACCGCTCGGCGATGCAGGTGACGCAGGATTCGACGACCGTGGGCAACCCGGCGGAGAGCCTGCAGTTCTCCGTGCGGTGGGGCGAGAAGGAGTGCCTGGTCGGTCAGGTGGGTCCGTCCACCGGCGACCCCGTGACGGTCGTGCTGCCGCAGCTCGCCGAGGGGCGGTGCCTCGTCGGCACCACCCGTGCCATCGACTGGTGA
- the ettA gene encoding energy-dependent translational throttle protein EttA → MAEYIYSMVRARKAVGEKLILDDVTMAFLPGAKIGMVGPNGAGKSTILKIMAGLDTPSNGEAKLSPGFSVGILMQEPELDESKTVLENIQDGIAIKAKVDRFNEISMLMADPDADFDALLAEMGTLQEEIDAADGWDLDSQLEQAMDALRTPPADAAIAPLSGGEKRRVALAKLLLQKPDLLLLDEPTNHLDAESVLWLEQHLQAYKGAVIAITHDRYFLDHVAEWIAEVDRGRLIGYEGNYSTYLEKKGERLEIQGKKDAKLAKRLKEELEWVRSSAKGRQTKSKARLARYEEMANEAERTRKLDFEEISIPAGPRLGSIVIDAKKLEKGFDGRMLIDGLSFNLPPNGIVGVIGPNGVGKTTLFKTIVGLEPLDAGDLKIGETVKISYVDQSRSNIDPDKTLWEVVSDGLDFITVGKTEIPSRAYVSKFGFKGPDQQKKAGVLSGGERNRLNLALTLKEGGNLLLLDEPTNDLDVETLGSLENALLEFPGCAVVITHDRWFLDRIATHILAYEGTDEKPAKWYWFEGNFEAYEENKIERLGPDAAKPHRSTHRKLTRD, encoded by the coding sequence GTGGCTGAGTACATCTACTCGATGGTTCGTGCGCGCAAGGCGGTGGGCGAGAAGCTCATCCTCGACGACGTCACGATGGCGTTCCTCCCCGGCGCCAAGATCGGCATGGTGGGGCCGAACGGCGCCGGCAAGTCGACGATCCTCAAGATCATGGCGGGTCTCGACACGCCGTCGAACGGCGAAGCCAAGCTCTCGCCCGGGTTCTCCGTCGGCATCCTCATGCAGGAGCCGGAGCTCGACGAGTCGAAGACCGTGCTGGAGAACATCCAGGACGGGATCGCGATCAAGGCGAAGGTCGATCGATTCAACGAGATCTCCATGCTGATGGCTGATCCCGATGCCGACTTCGACGCTCTGCTCGCCGAGATGGGCACGCTGCAGGAGGAGATCGACGCTGCAGACGGCTGGGACCTCGATTCCCAGCTCGAGCAGGCGATGGACGCGCTGCGCACGCCGCCGGCGGACGCCGCGATCGCACCCCTGTCCGGCGGAGAGAAGCGCCGTGTCGCCCTGGCGAAGCTGCTGTTGCAGAAGCCCGACCTCCTGCTCCTCGATGAGCCCACCAACCACCTCGACGCGGAGAGCGTGCTCTGGCTCGAGCAGCACCTGCAGGCCTACAAGGGCGCCGTCATCGCCATCACCCACGACCGGTACTTCCTCGACCACGTCGCGGAGTGGATCGCCGAGGTCGACCGCGGGCGCCTCATCGGATACGAGGGCAACTACTCGACCTACCTGGAGAAGAAGGGCGAACGCCTCGAGATCCAGGGAAAGAAGGACGCCAAGCTCGCCAAGCGCCTCAAGGAGGAGCTGGAGTGGGTCCGGTCGAGCGCGAAGGGTCGTCAGACCAAGTCGAAGGCTCGTCTCGCCCGCTACGAGGAGATGGCGAACGAGGCCGAGCGGACCAGAAAGCTGGACTTCGAGGAGATCTCGATCCCCGCGGGTCCTCGTCTCGGCAGCATCGTCATCGACGCGAAGAAGCTCGAGAAGGGCTTCGACGGCCGGATGCTCATCGACGGGCTCAGCTTCAACCTGCCGCCCAACGGCATCGTCGGCGTCATCGGCCCGAACGGCGTCGGCAAGACCACGCTCTTCAAGACGATCGTCGGTCTCGAGCCGCTCGACGCCGGTGACCTCAAGATCGGCGAGACGGTCAAGATCAGCTACGTCGACCAGTCGCGATCAAACATCGACCCCGACAAGACCCTGTGGGAGGTCGTCTCCGACGGCCTCGACTTCATCACGGTCGGCAAGACCGAGATCCCCTCGCGGGCGTACGTGTCGAAGTTCGGCTTCAAGGGGCCCGACCAGCAGAAGAAGGCGGGCGTGCTCTCCGGCGGTGAGCGCAACCGTCTGAACCTCGCGCTGACCCTCAAGGAGGGTGGCAACCTGCTGCTTCTCGACGAGCCGACCAACGACCTGGACGTCGAGACCCTGGGCTCGCTCGAGAACGCCCTTCTCGAATTCCCCGGTTGCGCCGTGGTCATCACGCACGACCGGTGGTTCCTCGACCGCATCGCCACGCACATCCTCGCCTACGAGGGCACCGACGAGAAGCCGGCCAAGTGGTACTGGTTCGAGGGCAACTTCGAAGCCTACGAGGAGAACAAGATCGAGCGCCTCGGCCCGGACGCCGCGAAGCCGCACCGCTCCACGCACCGCAAGCTCACTCGCGACTGA
- a CDS encoding acyl-CoA thioesterase: MVDLSPGPRLHIPIHLRWGDLDAFNHVNNTSMLKLLEEARVRAFWRAGPGEQAPSTAVLDSGIDEGVLTLIARQEIEYLAPVPYQRRPLEVQMWFGKLGGSSVEVCYEVHNDPASEPRVIYARSTAVIVLVDAGTGRPTRLTPEMREAWEPFVGPSIEYSHR, encoded by the coding sequence ATGGTCGATCTGTCACCGGGACCCCGACTGCACATCCCGATCCACCTCCGCTGGGGGGATCTGGATGCCTTCAACCACGTCAACAACACCTCGATGCTGAAGTTGCTCGAGGAGGCGCGCGTCCGCGCGTTCTGGCGTGCGGGGCCCGGTGAGCAGGCGCCGTCGACGGCAGTGCTCGACTCCGGAATCGACGAGGGCGTGCTCACCCTGATCGCTCGGCAGGAGATCGAATACCTCGCGCCCGTTCCGTACCAGCGTCGACCGCTCGAAGTGCAGATGTGGTTCGGCAAGCTCGGCGGATCCAGCGTGGAGGTCTGCTACGAGGTGCACAACGACCCCGCGTCGGAGCCGCGCGTCATCTACGCGCGCTCCACGGCCGTGATCGTGCTGGTCGACGCCGGCACCGGGCGCCCCACACGGCTCACCCCGGAGATGCGCGAGGCGTGGGAACCGTTCGTGGGCCCGTCGATCGAGTACTCGCACCGCTGA
- a CDS encoding acyl-CoA thioesterase, producing the protein MTPDAHAISTVAQLLSVLDLDSTQARTTEDIFTGSSHPMPSGRIYGGQVLAQSLLAAERTLPEDRAAHSMHGYFLRPGDASQGITIAVDRIHDGRSFSTRRSQAYQNGVPIFSMIASFQDADPGVEHAVPMPDDVPGPEMLLPDEQRVEGLPAGVVRMLSDRAADVRHIDSPLFLPSDDSRVPQQGVWMRMKAPLPDDQRIHRAALAYLSDMTIQESILRAHGLFWGLPGLKVASLDHAMWWHRPARVDEWLLYLQESPNSRGGRGLAQGRIYTETGDLVASVAQEIMVRVPTAE; encoded by the coding sequence ATGACCCCCGACGCCCACGCGATCAGCACCGTCGCACAGCTCCTGTCGGTTCTCGACCTCGATTCGACGCAGGCCCGCACGACCGAGGACATCTTCACGGGCTCGTCGCACCCGATGCCGTCGGGACGGATCTACGGGGGCCAGGTTCTCGCTCAGAGTCTTCTCGCTGCGGAGCGCACTCTGCCCGAAGACCGCGCGGCGCACTCGATGCACGGGTACTTCCTCCGTCCGGGCGATGCGAGTCAGGGCATCACGATCGCCGTCGACCGGATCCATGATGGTCGTTCGTTCTCCACCCGCCGTTCGCAGGCGTACCAGAACGGAGTGCCGATCTTCTCGATGATCGCCTCGTTCCAGGACGCCGACCCCGGGGTGGAGCACGCGGTGCCGATGCCCGATGACGTGCCGGGGCCGGAGATGCTGCTCCCCGACGAGCAGCGGGTCGAAGGGCTGCCCGCGGGGGTCGTGCGGATGCTCAGCGATCGTGCGGCGGATGTGCGACACATCGATTCGCCGCTCTTCCTGCCGAGCGACGACTCCCGCGTGCCGCAGCAGGGTGTCTGGATGCGGATGAAGGCGCCTCTGCCCGATGACCAGAGGATCCATCGCGCCGCGCTCGCCTACTTGAGCGACATGACGATCCAGGAGTCGATCCTGCGCGCCCATGGCCTGTTCTGGGGGCTTCCGGGGTTGAAGGTGGCGAGCCTCGATCACGCGATGTGGTGGCACCGCCCTGCGCGCGTCGACGAGTGGCTGCTGTATCTGCAGGAGTCGCCGAACTCCCGAGGAGGGCGAGGGCTCGCCCAAGGGCGCATCTACACCGAGACCGGCGACCTCGTCGCCTCCGTGGCGCAGGAGATCATGGTGAGGGTGCCGACGGCGGAGTGA